From Acidobacteriota bacterium:
AACTGAGCAACTGGCCGAAGTTGAGCGCTGGCATCGCCGGAAAACCCAAATTTATGCTGAGATTCTGGCTTCGGGACGAATTCCTCCGCGGCCTGGGGTTCTGAGGCTGTTGACCGAAGCCGTGGCAGATGGCTGGCAACTGGCGGTGGCTTCAACCAGTGCTCCTGATGCCGTTGGCGCCGTGTTACGTCATAGCGTCGGCCCAGAACTGGCGGACCGGTTTGCGCTGGTGCTGGCTGGGGATTCAGTGGATCGAAAAAAGCCGTTTCCAGATATTTACCATCTGGCGATTGATCAACTGAGACTTGATCCTCAGCAAACGCTGGTGATTGAAGATTCCCGCTACGGGTTACTTGCCGCCACACAGGCCGGATTGCGGTGTCTTATCACCATCAATCGCTATACTGAAATGGAAGATTTTAGCGAAGCACTGATGGTGCTTTCATCGCTTGGGGATCCAGACGGGGAAGTCTTGCAGGTTCTGGCCAGCCGGAGCACGGTTGATCCCGGCGCCTATTTGACGGTAGACCATCTCAATGCCTTTTTGGTTGAAGACTATTCTTTTTGAGCCAGCACGTGCATTCGGTAACAAATCCAGGCGCCGCTGGCAAGAGATGCCAGAATAATCCCCAGGGCCAGTACGCGGATCAGGAGCGCCAGTTTGGTGTCAAAACTCAGTAAACCCAGTGCTGACAACAAATAATGCCAGTCGTGGATCGGGTCATCCGTCAAACCCAGCAGGGGAAGGCTTTGGGCGCGGGCGTCTCCGACATACGTGGCCAGATTGGAAAGACTGAGCGAGAGCCAGCTACTGCCAATTGTCACCGCGAAATAATCACGCTGGTGGAGAAATCCCCCGATGACGATGATCGGTGCCGCCACCTGAGCCAGACTCCCACCCAAAACCGAAATGAACAGCCCAGCAAAGCCAAACATAACGTGGCCGAGTTCGTGAATGCCAAAGGTAATGCCTGAAAAGAAATTTTGATATTCCGGATCAAACACCGAATGGACACCGGCATATCCGAAATAGAGCAGCAAAATCGCCCGCCAGATCGGGGATTTGTTCCGGCACCAGGTTTCAATATCTTCAAGTACATCTTGCCACCAGCGTTCCCAATCCATAGCACCACCTTCATTTTTAGTCAGTAGTTGATAAGTCAGTAGTCAGTAGTCAGTAGTTGATGAGTCAGTAGTCAGTAGATAAAACCCGGATCGTTGAATCTGCGGGATTTTTGAAAAGAATTATTCCTAAATAACTCAAATAGAACCGAATACACTTGACAGAATTTCTCACTTCCCAACACTCGACTACTGACTACTGACTACTGACTACTGACTACTGACTACTGACTACTGACGAATAACTCTTTTCAATTAAGCTGAATTCGATCAACGGCATCCCAGGCCGACATATCTGAAAGTATGACCTGTTCACCGGGTTTAAGACCCTCAACGACTTCGATAGTGTTCACTGAACTCCGCCCCAGTTTCACTGGGACTCGAACCGCGTGTTTGCCATCGGATTCGATTTTGAATATGCCAATGGTGCTGTTGGGCTGGCCCTGAACCGGACGGCCCACAAAAACCACATCATCGAGCCGCTCAAGTTCAACCGTTCCGTCAACGCTCAGGTCAGGTCGGGCGCCTTTTGGCAGTTCGCCTTCCAGGCTGACATCCACCGTGACCGTGCCATTTTGCACTGATGGATCAATGCGGACAACTTTCCCATTCACCGTGCCGTTGCGGGTGTCCACAGTGGTCAATTGCCCGACAAGCACATCTTTGGCCTGGGTTTCGGCAATCCGAATCTCAGCTTTGAGCCGGGTTGGATCGGCAATCCGGGCCAGGTTGGTGCCTGGAGTGACCTGTTGTCCAACCTGAACCGGAATTAACTGCACCACCCCAGACATTCCAGCTTTGACTTTCAAGTCAGCGAGCTGGCTCTTGCGCAGGTCAGCCAGGGCTTTGAGTTGTTCGATGCGTGCCTGCTGGGCGCCAAGCTGAGCTTTGACCGAATCATCGTGAATGGCCAGTCGTTTTTGTTCAATTTCAGTGCGCGTTTTCAACTGGTCCGCCGTAACACGAGACAATTTTCGGTTGAGATCTGAGATCAACCCATCTTTGGCGAGTTGCTCATCTGAGTCTGATCGCATTTTGGCCTGGATAAAGTCGGATTTGACCGATGAAGCAGCCGCTTGCTGGTCAAGGAGCGTGCTTTCCAACCGGACTTTGAGGCTGGCATACTCAGCTTCGGCAGCTTTGAGTTGGAGTCCGGCATCGAGAACGCTTTGCTCAAGCTCTGGATTGCTTAATTCCATCAAAATCGTGTCGGCTTTGACTTCCGCTCCGGGTTTGACCAGAATATTTTCCACTTTCCCCTGACTCCCCGCTGGGATCCACCGGATTTCTTCGGGTACCAGCGTCCCCAGTCCCCGAACCTGACGCAGCATCGGCCCGCGTTTGACGGTGTCAATCCAGACTGTTGCCCGGTCAACTGTCGGAGCGGCGGGCTTCAATCGGGAAACCCATAAACTCACCCCAACCACGGCGCACAGCACGACAAAGGCAAGTGCAACGTGGCGTAATTGGCGATTTCGTGCGACGGATTTGCTTCGTTGGATGTCCATAGTTCCTTATGCCTTGGGCCCTGATGTGGCACCCAATACATATGTTGAAGTCTGCTGTTGAATTGGATTCAACAGGCCAAAAGGCGAATGCTATGCCACAGGTTTTCTTTTCAATCAGGTTTATCAGATTTGCCTTGGGGTATCACCTGGGATTGGTAACTCACCCACGAAATATCACTCAGCTAAATCTTTCTATTAACAAGGTTTATCTGTACTGATGGCCGGTATACTTTCGACTGGTTGATTTTTTGAAACGCGGAAATTCAACGAGAATTCTATCATTTTCAGATAGCACTTAATGCCGGGAAAGACAAACCCTGGCGGTCCATTCCAGGGCCGGTGCCCGCTTGTGGGATTTTGGGTTGTCATTAGCGAACAAGCGTTCAAACTGAACATAGTCAGGCGTCAGCAGTTAGTAGTTAATCACTCACTAAGTTTATTTTATCGAGCTATTTACCCATCGAACAATGTCAACAAATGGTTTGAACTTCGTGGTAACCTGCCTGAGTGAACGCGACCCAATGCGGGAACTGCCGCTTTTATCAACTGCTATTCTTAGAGTAAGCTCGGGTGTTCACTTTGAACCTCCCGTTTATCCTCGATACCTATGCTCTCAAAAATTCTCAACTTTATTGCCCTCCAGGTCGGCTGGTTTGCCTGCGTGGTTGGTGCGGCCAAGGGGTATGTCTGGCTTGGCCCGCTCGTTGTGGTTCTCTTTTTGATTGGACACATCCTGCTGGTGGCACCTGACCGCCTCCGTGAAGTAAAATTTATACTGGCTGTCGGTGTGTTGGGAGCAGTGGCTGACAGCCTGCAAAAAATGTATGGCGTGCTGGCCTATATGGATGACTTTGTGCGGCTACAATGGCTCGCCCCAGCCTGGATTATTTCGCTCTGGGTACTCTTTGCCAGCAGTTTTAGTACTTCGCTTGAATGGATGCACCGGCGCTATGTCATTGGGGCAGTGTTTGGGGCAATTGGTGGTCCGTTAAGCTACCTGGCCGGTACTAAATTTGGCGCAGTCACCTTTAAATATGACCCCACCTTTTCAATGATTGTCGTCGGCCTGGTGTGGGG
This genomic window contains:
- a CDS encoding HAD-IA family hydrolase; protein product: MTKTLIFDCDGTLADTEPFGHLPAFNQMFEEFGLPVNWSAQEYGGHLAINGGKERLASLLTPDFVAHLGLSDDETEQLAEVERWHRRKTQIYAEILASGRIPPRPGVLRLLTEAVADGWQLAVASTSAPDAVGAVLRHSVGPELADRFALVLAGDSVDRKKPFPDIYHLAIDQLRLDPQQTLVIEDSRYGLLAATQAGLRCLITINRYTEMEDFSEALMVLSSLGDPDGEVLQVLASRSTVDPGAYLTVDHLNAFLVEDYSF
- a CDS encoding HlyD family efflux transporter periplasmic adaptor subunit, giving the protein MDIQRSKSVARNRQLRHVALAFVVLCAVVGVSLWVSRLKPAAPTVDRATVWIDTVKRGPMLRQVRGLGTLVPEEIRWIPAGSQGKVENILVKPGAEVKADTILMELSNPELEQSVLDAGLQLKAAEAEYASLKVRLESTLLDQQAAASSVKSDFIQAKMRSDSDEQLAKDGLISDLNRKLSRVTADQLKTRTEIEQKRLAIHDDSVKAQLGAQQARIEQLKALADLRKSQLADLKVKAGMSGVVQLIPVQVGQQVTPGTNLARIADPTRLKAEIRIAETQAKDVLVGQLTTVDTRNGTVNGKVVRIDPSVQNGTVTVDVSLEGELPKGARPDLSVDGTVELERLDDVVFVGRPVQGQPNSTIGIFKIESDGKHAVRVPVKLGRSSVNTIEVVEGLKPGEQVILSDMSAWDAVDRIQLN
- a CDS encoding DUF2878 domain-containing protein, which produces MLSKILNFIALQVGWFACVVGAAKGYVWLGPLVVVLFLIGHILLVAPDRLREVKFILAVGVLGAVADSLQKMYGVLAYMDDFVRLQWLAPAWIISLWVLFASSFSTSLEWMHRRYVIGAVFGAIGGPLSYLAGTKFGAVTFKYDPTFSMIVVGLVWGAIMPILLVMAEKFGLVQPVKIET